A part of Paraburkholderia largidicola genomic DNA contains:
- a CDS encoding FadR/GntR family transcriptional regulator yields MDYRHLQKRKSLHARIVQELGIEIVSGRLAPGERLPAEATLCEKYGVSRPVLREATRVLVAKGLVVSKPRVGSVVRPREEWHMLDPDVLYWTLNSIPEGEFFLSLMTVRRIIEPAAAALAATAATDEDLVRIGSAYDRMEHAQSAGDLLEPDLEFHRAIMAATHNDMLAYIGNMMSLALSESIKLTSRHPDTHALSLPRHKAILTAIQNRDALAARQASLVQLENARADADKILGVGAHTLS; encoded by the coding sequence ATGGACTACCGGCATCTTCAGAAACGCAAAAGCCTGCATGCGCGGATCGTGCAGGAACTCGGCATCGAGATCGTAAGCGGCAGGCTGGCGCCAGGCGAACGCCTGCCCGCCGAGGCGACGCTGTGCGAAAAATACGGTGTCAGCCGTCCCGTGCTACGCGAAGCGACGCGCGTGCTGGTCGCCAAAGGGCTGGTCGTTTCGAAGCCGCGCGTGGGCAGCGTCGTGCGGCCGCGCGAAGAGTGGCACATGCTGGACCCTGACGTGCTCTACTGGACGCTCAACAGCATTCCCGAAGGTGAGTTCTTTCTGTCGCTGATGACGGTGCGCCGCATCATAGAACCCGCTGCGGCCGCGCTCGCGGCGACGGCGGCAACGGATGAAGACCTGGTGCGCATCGGCTCCGCGTATGACCGCATGGAGCATGCGCAAAGCGCCGGCGATCTGCTCGAGCCGGACCTCGAGTTTCACCGCGCGATCATGGCTGCGACGCACAACGACATGCTCGCGTATATCGGCAACATGATGTCGCTGGCGCTGTCGGAGTCGATCAAGCTGACCAGCCGCCATCCCGACACGCATGCGCTATCGCTGCCGCGCCATAAGGCGATCCTCACCGCGATCCAGAATCGCGATGCCTTGGCCGCGCGTCAGGCGAGCCTCGTGCAGCTCGAAAACGCCCGCGCCGACGCCGATAAGATTCTCGGCGTCGGAGCGCATACCCTGAGCTGA